A genomic segment from Clostridium pasteurianum BC1 encodes:
- a CDS encoding aspartate aminotransferase family protein — MSKGNIMNTYGRFDVTFEKGKGARLFDSKGKEYIDFVSGVAVNCLGHANDKIVNTIKNQAEKLMHISNYYWNQNAMDLAEKLCENTDHQKVFFCNSGTESIETALKLSRKYGRMVGTDDKSEIIYMDNSFHGRTMGSLSVTGQPKYQKQFKPLIGNVKSVQFNDMEEIKSAISDNTCAVIVEPIQGEGGIICAHKEYLQLLRDLCDNHNALLVFDEVQCGVGRSGKLFAYQKFGVVPDVICIAKALGGGFPIGAVLAKEKAASAFVPGDHGNTFGGNPMGTAIGLCILNELIDGKIIDSVDEKGEYIKSKLVKLQERYNCIREIRGMGLLIGIQLSIDTKSIINKCFEKGLLLITAGADVVRILPPLNVEKKDIDDAFEILEEVFKEI, encoded by the coding sequence ATGTCAAAAGGCAATATAATGAATACTTATGGAAGATTTGATGTAACTTTTGAGAAGGGTAAGGGAGCAAGACTTTTTGACTCCAAAGGCAAAGAGTACATAGACTTTGTTTCTGGTGTAGCAGTTAATTGTCTTGGTCATGCCAATGATAAAATTGTAAACACAATAAAAAATCAGGCTGAAAAGCTTATGCATATCTCTAACTATTATTGGAATCAAAATGCAATGGATTTAGCTGAAAAATTATGTGAAAATACTGATCATCAGAAGGTTTTTTTCTGTAACAGCGGAACGGAATCCATTGAAACTGCATTAAAGCTTTCAAGAAAGTATGGGAGAATGGTTGGAACAGATGATAAGAGTGAAATAATATACATGGATAATTCTTTTCATGGACGTACTATGGGATCACTATCAGTAACTGGTCAGCCTAAATATCAGAAACAATTTAAGCCCTTAATAGGAAATGTTAAAAGTGTACAATTTAATGATATGGAAGAGATTAAGAGCGCAATTAGTGACAATACCTGTGCAGTTATAGTAGAACCAATACAGGGTGAGGGTGGAATAATATGTGCTCATAAAGAATACTTGCAGCTCCTTAGAGACTTATGTGACAATCACAATGCATTATTGGTCTTTGATGAAGTACAGTGTGGTGTTGGAAGAAGTGGAAAGCTTTTTGCATATCAAAAATTTGGAGTTGTTCCTGATGTTATATGTATTGCAAAGGCTCTTGGTGGTGGTTTCCCAATTGGTGCAGTACTCGCTAAGGAAAAGGCAGCTTCTGCTTTTGTACCTGGTGATCATGGCAACACCTTTGGCGGAAATCCAATGGGTACAGCTATAGGCCTTTGCATTTTAAATGAACTTATTGATGGTAAGATTATAGACTCTGTAGACGAAAAGGGAGAATATATAAAATCTAAATTGGTTAAGCTTCAGGAAAGATATAATTGTATAAGGGAAATAAGAGGTATGGGTCTTCTTATAGGTATACAATTAAGTATAGATACTAAGAGTATTATCAACAAATGTTTTGAAAAAGGACTTTTGCTTATTACAGCAGGAGCTGATGTAGTGAGAATATTACCTCCTTTAAATGTGGAAAAGAAGGATATTGATGATGCTTTTGAAATATTGGAAGAAGTTTTTAAAGAAATATAG
- the argB gene encoding acetylglutamate kinase yields the protein MKDEEGAVSLEPLPALSSLKGKTFVIKYGGSIMKNEEAKNAFLNDVATMRQYGVNIVIVHGGGPLISKWLNKTGIESKFVNGLRVTDENVMEIVQMVLCGMVNKDISLNLSLRGLNAIGVSGIDSKLIEARKKYIYDNGEKIDIGFVGEVVNINETMLISLIKSGQVPVVSPVGYDKDGNKYNINADYAASFISSAIKADKLIILTDVEGVYEDINNKNSLIEYLTLDKIHDYIRDGIISGGMIPKMECCMEAIKNGTHNVHLIDGRKEHCLINNIFSNCGTIIEEKEGDNQCQKAI from the coding sequence ATGAAAGATGAAGAAGGAGCAGTTTCTTTAGAGCCTTTGCCTGCACTAAGCAGTTTAAAGGGAAAAACATTTGTAATAAAATATGGCGGAAGTATAATGAAAAATGAAGAAGCCAAAAATGCATTTTTAAACGATGTAGCCACTATGAGACAGTATGGAGTGAATATAGTTATTGTTCATGGAGGGGGTCCTCTTATATCCAAATGGCTTAACAAAACTGGCATTGAAAGTAAATTTGTGAATGGTCTTAGAGTCACTGACGAAAATGTAATGGAAATAGTTCAAATGGTATTGTGTGGAATGGTAAATAAGGATATATCACTTAACTTAAGTTTAAGGGGATTAAATGCCATAGGAGTAAGTGGAATAGACAGTAAGTTAATAGAGGCACGAAAAAAATATATATATGATAATGGAGAAAAAATTGATATAGGTTTTGTAGGAGAAGTTGTTAATATAAATGAAACTATGCTTATAAGCTTAATAAAGTCAGGCCAAGTACCTGTTGTTTCTCCTGTAGGATATGATAAAGATGGAAATAAATATAATATAAATGCAGATTATGCAGCTTCCTTTATAAGCTCAGCAATTAAGGCTGATAAGCTTATTATATTAACAGATGTAGAAGGCGTATATGAGGATATAAATAATAAGAATAGTCTTATAGAATATTTAACCTTAGATAAAATACATGATTATATAAGAGATGGGATAATAAGCGGAGGTATGATACCTAAAATGGAGTGTTGTATGGAAGCTATAAAAAATGGTACTCATAATGTACATTTAATTGATGGAAGAAAAGAGCACTGCCTTATTAATAATATATTTAGTAACTGTGGTACAATAATAGAGGAAAAAGAGGGGGATAATCAATGTCAAAAGGCAATATAA
- the argC gene encoding N-acetyl-gamma-glutamyl-phosphate reductase translates to MIKAGIIGSTGYSGEELTGLLYKHPQVEIDFLCSHSYVNERFSNLYGNLKRFVDEKCVSDEEAFKRIKDIDILFTALPSGKALEFGKAAMESEIKFIDIGSDFRLKTTELYKEWYNLEHNYAALLEKAVYGLPELNRSKIKEAELIANPGCYPTASTLALAPLVKNNIIDTTSIIIDAKSGVSGAGRKASIANLFVECNDSVKAYGVTTHRHTPEIEQNLSELSSEEIKLTFTPHLIPMSRGILSVCYGKLTNETDSEKLMDLYRDFYKNEYFVRVIDELPETRWVKGSNFCDISLRVDTRTNRVIVVSAIDNLVKGAAGQAVQNMNLMFGLKENTALENTPIFP, encoded by the coding sequence ATGATAAAAGCAGGAATAATTGGATCTACAGGTTATTCAGGAGAAGAGCTTACTGGATTACTATATAAACATCCACAGGTAGAAATTGATTTTTTATGCTCTCACAGCTATGTAAATGAACGCTTTAGCAATTTGTATGGTAATCTGAAAAGATTTGTAGATGAAAAATGTGTAAGTGACGAAGAGGCTTTTAAAAGAATCAAAGACATAGACATATTATTCACCGCGCTGCCCTCTGGAAAAGCTTTGGAATTTGGAAAAGCAGCTATGGAAAGTGAAATTAAATTTATAGATATAGGATCAGACTTCAGACTTAAAACTACAGAACTTTATAAAGAATGGTATAATCTTGAGCATAATTATGCTGCACTTTTAGAAAAAGCTGTGTATGGTTTACCTGAATTAAATAGATCAAAAATAAAGGAAGCTGAACTTATTGCTAATCCAGGGTGTTATCCTACGGCCAGCACATTAGCTCTTGCTCCTCTTGTAAAGAATAATATTATAGATACCACTAGTATCATTATAGACGCCAAATCAGGAGTCTCAGGAGCTGGGAGAAAGGCTTCCATAGCCAACCTATTTGTAGAGTGCAATGACTCTGTAAAAGCTTATGGTGTAACTACCCATAGACATACCCCTGAAATTGAACAGAATCTATCAGAACTATCCTCAGAAGAAATAAAATTAACCTTTACTCCACATTTGATTCCCATGAGCAGAGGTATTCTTTCTGTGTGTTATGGAAAGCTAACAAATGAAACAGATTCTGAAAAGCTGATGGATTTATATAGAGATTTTTATAAAAATGAATACTTTGTAAGAGTAATTGACGAACTGCCTGAAACAAGATGGGTTAAAGGTTCTAATTTCTGCGATATAAGCTTAAGAGTAGACACACGAACAAATAGAGTTATAGTTGTTTCTGCTATAGACAACCTAGTGAAGGGCGCTGCTGGTCAGGCTGTTCAAAACATGAATCTTATGTTTGGTTTGAAAGAAAATACTGCACTGGAAAACACCCCAATTTTTCCTTAA